The nucleotide window GAAAGACCTTAGAGACATAGAAGCAGTGCTGATCAACAGTGATGAGGGTGACATGACCCCTGAGTTACTGGACAGAGTTGGTGAGTTTTTCAAGAGATTTGGTTCCCACACTGACCAGGGTCCTCTTCACTTTGGTGGGATGTTCTGGTGGAAGGCCTCTGCTCAGGGGTTCAGCAGCAGTGAAGTCACACAGATGAACAGCCTGATATCTGAAGCCTTACATCTCTATGTTGGTGCTGGATACAGTAAATTAACCTCTTTATGTTCACCTAAAGAGAGCAATGTCGCTGGAATcagaaaacatttcttattactgaaaaaaatattttttttcaatcactGCGCCTAAAAGTGAAGTGAGCGTGTCTGCATCACAGCTGAAAGGATCCTTTACTGGGAGCTACAGTGAAGCACAGATGAGCAGAGTGAAGCTTTCTGTCTCTAAAACTGGGGGTCCTGCTGAAACCAACAATCACCTGAAGTGGAAGTGTGCTCTGGTCAGCAGTAACAGGACCTGGCAGGTGATAGACAGAGGAACCAGTGTGATTCCTGTTTGGGACATCATCCTGTCTGCTCACACTCAAGACTTCACAGACCCTTTCAGACTGAGCAGCAGCCTGCTGGAGGCCTACTGAAGGATCACAGGGCAGGACGCAGACCTGATGTTGACACACAttgttaataaaatgaaaatggaagaTTTTACTAATTTGCTTCAAAAACTGGGAATTCAGTCTGTGTATTCCAGCAAAATTGAAAAATCAGAGGTTCTTGTCATTGACAGTCTATCACTCAGTGCCAAGAAGCCAACAACAGAGACACAGCTGTGTTCTTACTATCTCTACAAGCTCATGACGCTGGACTACAGTGCTCGGTTTTTTGTACTGAAACTTCCAGATAATGAATTTAAGAAAAGCAGTCCAGACAACCAGTGTTCCAGTAAAAACAAAACGAGTGACTTCTTCAGCGTTGGACAGGAGGAAGATGAAGAGGATAACAAACTAGACTCATATATTCACCCCATGGACGTCCACATGGCTGTGTTCCACTGCTCTGGTGACTTCCTGAGAGCGTTCGTCTTCAACAAGCTCTCCACCTGTCAGTTTGCCTTGCCCCTCCTGGTGCCCAGCCCTAAGACTGGGGCAGTGGAGCTCCCTCTGTGGGCCCTGAGGCAGGTCAAGAGGTCCTGGTGCAGTAAGGAGCTCTCAGTGAGAGGCAGCTCTGTGAACACAACTGCAGGGACATGTTCAACACTCCAGTGCCAACTGTGTCCTTCATCAGGCTGGGATCATCCTCCATCTCAAAATCCCAGGACCTGAACAGTGTCATCAGCCCCAAGAGACACAATGTGTTTTTCCACCGGCACTGCAGGGGCAGCTCCCCAGACTGCCTGCTCATGGACGGGGTGGTGGAGATCGCCTGGTACTGTCCAGGAGGCAGGAAGGACGACGTGTTCGACAGCTGTATAGCTTTCCTGAACCTTCACGGAGATGCCAGCCAACACCCAGAGCAGCTGCAGTTTCTGATCCCAGAGTCTCCGCTGGTTGGAGAAGAGAAGAAGAAAGCTGAGGCTCTTTCCAACTCTCCTGTCCCCCTGATCTGTCTGTTTGCTGGACAGAGTAAAGTCCCTCCAGGAAATAATCCAACCAAGGTGAGACTGGCAGCCAAGAACAGGAGCGAAGGTAATCTGACTGATGAGATCAGTTCACACATCAAACACTGCATCTCCACTGTGAACAAGACCTCCAGCCTGCAGACATACTTACAGGCAGCAAGACGACAGCAGTTCAGGGTGGATGAAGAAAGCGAATTCTGTACAGAAGGGAAGGAAAAGGCCAAGATTTTGTTGAATCTGTTGAAAGAGGAGAGATTATGTCAGGACACCCTCTGGAGCTGACGGACGGTGATGCTGCCCATGTGCCCCTGGTGTGGATTGAGGCCGTCTTGGACAAGCTCACTGAGAGACTTGGAGACAGAAAGGTGTTTGTCCTCTCAGTCCTTGGAGTCCAGAGCTCAGGAAAGTCCACTCTGCTGAACACAATGTTTGGGCTGCAGTTCACAGTGAGTGCAGGCAGGTGCACCAGGGGAGCGTTCATGCAGTTAGTGAGAGTGAGTGAGGAGGTCAGAGCCCAGCTGCAGTATGACTTTGTCTTGGTGGTGGACACAGAGGGGCTTCGGTCGCCAGAGCTCAGTAATAAAACCTCACTGAGTCATGACAATGAATTAGCAACTTTAATTATCGGGATTGGGGACATGACTCTTATCAACATCATGGGAGAGAATCCGTCTGAAATGCAGGACATTCTCCAGATTTGCGTCCAGGCATTTCTGAGAATGACAAGTGTTCAGATCAAACCAAGTTGTATTTTTGTGCACCAGAATGTTGCAGAAGCTTCAGCGAATGAGAAGAATATGGAGGGAAGGAGGTGTCTCCTGGAGAAACTGGATGAAATGGCCCGCATTGCTGCTACAGAGGAAAAGCATGAAGTTACTGGCTTCAGTGATATAATCCAGTTCGATGTGGAATCACAGGTTTTCTACTTCAAAAACCTTCTGGAAGGAGACCCTCTGATGGCTCCTCCCAACCCCTCCTACAGCCAGAATGTCCAGGAGCTGAAGATGAAGCTCCTCAGTGTTGCTCAGTGGCAGCCTAGAGTGAAGTTTCCCTCACTGTCCGAGTTTAAATTACGGATCAGAGATGTCTGGAACGCACTGCTGGGGGAGAACTTTGTCTTCAGCTTCAGAAACACCCTGGAAATGTTGGTTTACAGTAAACTGGAGCAGAAGTACGGAGAGTGGTCATGGAAGATGAGGAAAAGAGCCCTGGAGATACAGAACAGACTGAGCAACcaaattaacaataatataGTTCAGGCTGTGACATTGTCAGATCTGATGAGAAAATTTAATGGGGTTTACAGCACTCTGACAGCTGAAATAGAGAAGTattttaaagaggaaaaaaaacaggagatcTTGATTAACTGGAAGGTGAATGTTGATAAAAGATTTGAGATCCTGAGGAATGAGCTCACGGAAGAAACCCGAAAACAGAGCAATGAACTGATCAGACTGAAGAAATGCCGATTAGAGCTGGACAGGAAGAAATCAGAATATGAATCAGAACTGATTAAAATGAGCAAAGACCTGGCTTCCAGACTGAAGGAGCAGAAGCTCAGTGATAAGAAAGTGGAGGAGCAGTTTGACAGACTCTGGAAGAGCTGGGTGACCAGAGTGTCCTCAGAGCTGCCCCCTGAGGACATCAGAGCCACAGTGCAGAACATCCTGCTGGAGAAATTCAAGAACCAGGGAGATGTCCTCAACAAGATTGTCAACAGAGAGGAGATGTTCCAGTTCaataagaaaaaacacatcaaacaaAGCTGGGCAAGATCTGTATGGAACACAGTTACTTCTCAAGACCCACAGTGCGAGTTTCATGGGAATGAACTCACTCAGCACATACAGAGAGCTGTTAATAAATACATTGACAGGAGAGAAGGGGAGAAAGTGGATTTCAATGAAAACTTCATCCATGAAATCCTGGGGCTGATAAAAAGTAACATAACTGATTATGAAAAGTCTACAGAGCAAAATATATTCACAAAGGAGTACAAGTTTGAACTGTCTGTCTATCTGTGCTTTACTGCAGCACCACAATTTGAGAAACTACACACAGCATTCAGGAGAGCTAACGATCCTCTGATTTACCTCGAGAGTAAGAGGGATCAGTACCTTGACTCTTTTAAGAGCTTCTGTAAAGGAGCCACATCTGTCACATTCTTTGTAGATTTTCTGTGCAGATGTCTCAAACCTGCGATCCAGCAGGCAGTGTGTGCTAAGACCTGTATCCAGATCACAGATGATATGAAATCTAACTGCCCTGCTTTCAGTGGTAACAGATCCAACCTGGAGAACCACATTCTGAGACACCTCGCTGAGCAGGAGGACTTTGACTCCTATATGGAATATATTAACCAGCCAAAGGATTATTTTGAGAGGTTTATAAGGGAACGTGTTGAAAGATACTGTAGAAACAACAGTGATCAACTGAGAGTGATGTTTAATACCAATCTGACTGACCTAGTACAGCAGGTTATAACAGTGAACACTACTGTCACTGcagctgtgagagagagacatggTGGTGCCACCTTGTGGCTGGATGACTTCTGTGTAGCACTCAGTGATCATATGGAGCTCCCCAGACAGGACTTCAGAAACATTGAAAATGAAGACATCACAGACCTGAAGTTCCTCAGAGAAACGATGGCCAGATCACTTGAGGAGATACTGGAAAATCTTCAGAAAGAAAGCAGCAGCAAACCTGACCTTGACTTAAAGATGTTCAGACTCAGACCTGATGAGATTCTGTGTGAGGCGCTCAGTGGGTGTTGGGAACAGTGTCCCTTCTGTAAATCCATCTGTACAAACACCATCCCTGGCCATGAGACTGACCACAGTGTCCAGTTTCACCGATCAAAAGCTCTGGCTGGCTGGCATCGCCGTGGCACTGATGAATTCTGTTGATTTTTGTACCACTTCAGTCAGCAGTGACAAGAGATTCAGACCTTTGAGTTCCAGTAGTTCTTTCCCTTATAAGACCTACAGAGCAGCAGGTGAACCTTACAGTAGATGGAGCATCACCCCAGATAACAGCGAACAGTCCTACTGGAAATGGTTCATCTGTACTTTCAGGTCACAGCTGGAGGGGAAATTAAAGCTAAAATTTGAAGGTAGTGGTGAAATTCCCGATGAATGGAATACAATTGAAAAGAGGAAATGAAGTAACTTTAGatctgagaaagaaaaaagtacCATTAATAACATAATTTAAAGATGAACTTTTCATATCAATGTCTTTTTGTATAAACTGACACCTGCAATGGTGTAAAAATGAAGTGATATCAAACAAACAGTTCTACTGGAAATGGTTCATCTGTACTTTTAGGATAAAGATCGAGCAGGAATTTGGACTGAAATTCACAGGTCTGGATAAACTCCCTCAAGACTGGGACAGAAGCACAAAGGAAGCAGCCCTCAGAGACGTGTAGTAAACCCACATCAGTGTAAATATTTAGGTATTCAGGGACACCAATGTTCAACCTGATTCAGAGGGATTATGGATCACTCCTTTCAGGAGCTCACCTACGGATCAAGTCAGTCTTACAGGTCCTCATATCATATCGTCATGCTCATCTGTAACAAATCTGATTATTAATGAACAGATGAGAAGCTCTCTGGGTTAGATATGGTAACATATGGCCTTCAGATTGATTTAGGATTGAGGTTCCAAAAAGAGAACTGTCTCCCAGTAAAATTATTTCAGTACTAGAATTTCACAGAAAGCTCTCACTCAACAGACATTTAGACACTGAATAGTGAATGAGTAACTGCAGATTTCTGCAACTATTGTGTTATATTTTAACCTGAAATTGGTTTTATCTTTAAACTTTATTCTgacatttgttttgctgtttgtgaAAAGTCATTCAGAGTTTGACTAAGGAAAGTCATGCTGTATTTTGAAGCTGTGGGTGTGATGTCCACAGGAAATCAAGGCATTTGCTCTCATACTCCATCAGGGGTCGGGTTTTCTGTGTAGGAAAATTCTTATGTTTACTGTGCTGATAAATTCTTAAATCCTCTGGTGTGTGATTAATGGAAACAGATTAaaatagggaaaaaaatgatatactgcaatagaaacacaaaacattgaAATGGTAATTGAAAATTGGTGACAGTTGGTGacaaaactttcttcttctcCTGTACTGACAGATGGGATAATTACTGCTTCTAACTAAAATATCTAATAAAGGAAATCACAATCAAATGTGACAAACTGTATCTTTTTACAAGCATTAAAAAGTAGTGACATTTCACTTGggttgttttcttcattttgaacTGTTTGTTGTTTGACAAACATACAATTTTGCAATACATCATACCAGATTAATCTGCCAGTACAGCACCTTCCAGTTTTACAATCAGCGATTCTGTATACTTTCTTCACTTTCAGTCAAATGACACTACAAGTCCAGACCACTGAAACCCCCACCATGGTCAAATTATTAGGATCCCTACTTAAAGATCTTAAAGTGTTCCGACAAAGCctgaaatgaaataaacaaacatACCATACAACTTCAACACCTCAATGGTTCTGTTTTTATCAGCTGACATAGTAGTGAGCACAGAGCTGTAAACTGTAACTGCTCTACAGAGGGcagaaatacacaaaatattaaGTGTTGTTTTCACCCTTTTATACCTGCTACATC belongs to Lepisosteus oculatus isolate fLepOcu1 chromosome 14, fLepOcu1.hap2, whole genome shotgun sequence and includes:
- the LOC138242690 gene encoding interferon-induced very large GTPase 1-like; this translates as MFGLQFTVSAGRCTRGAFMQLVRVSEEVRAQLQYDFVLVVDTEGLRSPELSNKTSLSHDNELATLIIGIGDMTLINIMGENPSEMQDILQICVQAFLRMTSVQIKPSCIFVHQNVAEASANEKNMEGRRCLLEKLDEMARIAATEEKHEVTGFSDIIQFDVESQVFYFKNLLEGDPLMAPPNPSYSQNVQELKMKLLSVAQWQPRVKFPSLSEFKLRIRDVWNALLGENFVFSFRNTLEMLVYSKLEQKYGEWSWKMRKRALEIQNRLSNQINNNIVQAVTLSDLMRKFNGVYSTLTAEIEKYFKEEKKQEILINWKVNVDKRFEILRNELTEETRKQSNELIRLKKCRLELDRKKSEYESELIKMSKDLASRLKEQKLSDKKVEEQFDRLWKSWVTRVSSELPPEDIRATVQNILLEKFKNQGDVLNKIVNREEMFQFNKKKHIKQSWARSVWNTVTSQDPQCEFHGNELTQHIQRAVNKYIDRREGEKVDFNENFIHEILGLIKSNITDYEKSTEQNIFTKEYKFELSVYLCFTAAPQFEKLHTAFRRANDPLIYLESKRDQYLDSFKSFCKGATSVTFFVDFLCRCLKPAIQQAVCAKTCIQITDDMKSNCPAFSGNRSNLENHILRHLAEQEDFDSYMEYINQPKDYFERFIRERVERYCRNNSDQLRVMFNTNLTDLVQQVITVNTTVTAAVRERHGGATLWLDDFCVALSDHMELPRQDFRNIENEDITDLKFLRETMARSLEEILENLQKESSSKPDLDLKMFRLRPDEILCEALSGCWEQCPFCKSICTNTIPGHETDHSVQFHRSKALAGWHRRGTDEFC